Part of the Brevibacillus brevis genome is shown below.
GGGCTGAATTACCAGGATTACGTCGTGATTGATCCACAGCTGTACCGCCCCGCAGAAGTGGACGTGTTGCTCGGCAACCCGGAAAAGGCCAAAAGGGAGCTGGGCTGGGAGCCGAAGACGAAGCTCGAGCAGCTCATCCACATGATGGTCGAGGCGGATTTGCAGCGAGTGGCGAAGGCGTAACGCAAAACAAAAAACGAGGCTGCGATCGAAGCAGCCTCGTTTTTTGCCATCTGGCGGGCATGGATTAAAAAGCGGCTTTGCCTGCGAACCAGGCAATCATGCGCTGGTTGATCTGCTCTTCGGTGAGGTCCTCAAACAGTCTGGCCTCGACGATCATGTCGTACAGCCGCTCCATCGGCTCCCGTCCGTCCGCCTTCTTCGCCTTGGCGTCGTTTTTCAGCAGCTCCCACGTCTGAACGACGAAGTCGCGGCGATCGACATCCTGCTTGTGGAAGAAGAATTCCATGCGCTCGACTTGATCCAGGAAATCGCTGCCGAAGTGGGCTTCGGTATTTCCACGCAAGAGGGCGATTTCTGCTTCGTACATCGGGCGCTCCTGGCCCTTCTCCTTGGAAATCCAGGGCGTCTCCAGAATCAGCGGGAGGTGGCGGATCTTTTCATGCTCCACGACGTACTTCATCGCATCGAAGCCGATCAGGCCGGCCCCGACCGGGGCGTGACGGTCCTTTCCGGCGCCCCGGAAGTTTTTGCTGTCGTTCAGGTGGACGACGGCGAGGCGATCCAGTCCGATGATCCGGTCGAATTGCTCGAGCACGCCGTCGAAGTCGTTGACGACGTCATATCCGGCATCGTGAATGTGGCACGTGTCCATACATATGGTAAGCCTGCGATTGTCTTCCACCTTCTCGATGATCGCGGCCAGCTCCTCGAAGCTGCGGCCTATTTCCGTCCCTTTCCCGGCCATCGTCTCCAGCGCGATGTTGACATCCGTATCCTTTACGCCGCGGAGCACTTCATTCAACCCTTCCGCGATGCGGGCAATACCGTATTCGGCATCCTTGTCGGTGTAGGCCCCCGGGTGCAGGACGATGTTCTTGACCCCGAGGTAGTCGGTGCGGCGGATTTCCTCCTGCAGGAAGGAAACGGCCAACTCGTACGTGTCGTCCTTGTACGAACCGAGGTTGATGATGTACGGCGCATGGACCACGATTTCTTCCATGCCGTGCTTGTCCATCACGGCTTTGCCTTCCTCTACGTACTGCTCCTCGATCGGTTTGCGCCGCGTGTTTTGCGGAGCGCCGGTGTACACCATGAATGTGGAGGAGCCGTAGCTGACCGCTTCCTCCGCTGCATTCAGCAGTCCTTTTCCGGAAAAGGATACATGCGATCCGATTTTTATCATCTGGGAATCATTCCTCTCTTTTTTTTGGCGTGCATATGTGGATGTGTCTCTTTCCTAAAAGTAGCGCAAGATTCGCAAATAGTCCAATAGGAAGGCGCGCGGGACGCCTTTTTACGGGTTTGAGATCTTGCTATTCTATTCCCGAATGCGTACAGAACGCCTGTGCAAGGGTTATACTGACGGTGGAGGTGAGGCGTTATGGAGAAAGCACAGCCTGGTCCGGAGAAGTTGACGGAAGACAAGTGGCGGGCGATCGTGCAAAACGATGCCTCGTATGACGGAACGTTCTTTTATGCAGTAAAAACAACCCGCATTTTTTGCAGACCCTCTTGCAAATCCAAGCCGCCCAACAAGGAAAACGTGCGCGTCTTCGAAGAAGCGAAGCATGCGATGACAGAAGGCTTCCGACCGTGCAAGCGCTGCAAGCCGACCGGACAGCGATTGCCCGACAACGACTGGGTGGAACAAATCGAGCAGTACATCGACAGGAACTACCAGCAGAGGCTCACATTGGAGAGCATCGCGGACGCGTGCCACGGCAGCCCGTATCATCTGCACCGGACGTTCCGGCGAATCAAAGGGGTCACGCCGGGCGAATACCTGCAGCGTACGCGAATCGCCGCGGCGAGAAAGCTGCTGGAGCAAAGCGAAGCGCCGATGGCCCAGATCGCGCGTGCCGTCGGGATCCCCAATACGTCTTACTTCTTGACTCTGTTTAAAAAAATGACAGGGCGTACACCATCAGAGTATCGCCAATTTTACCACAAACAACCGCCTGTGGAGGTGTTCTTTTATGAAAAAGGAAACGAAAGTGGAAGTGCGCTGGACATTGTTGAACCATGACGGGTGGAGCTTGCATCTGGCTGCGACAGCAGCAGGGCTTTGCTATGTCGGCTCTCAAGGCATGCCCTGGGAGGAGATGGCGCAGTGGGTCAACCGGCGTATTCCCGAGAGTGTCCTAGTGCAGGATGATCAGGGAATGCAGCGGTACGCGACCGCGTTGGCCGAATACCTCAGCGGGGAGCGGGATCGCTTTTCGATGCCCCTCGACGTCCGGGGCACGCCCTTTCAGCTCGCGGTCTGGGAGGCGCTCGGCCGGATTCCGTACGGGCAGACACGGACGTATTCCGACATTGCCGCTCTCGTGGAGAAGCCATCGGCAGTCCGGGCAGTTGGCACAGCGATCGGGGCGAATCCCGTCCTGATCGCCGTGCCCTGCCACCGGGTGATCGGGAAAAACGGAGCCTTGACCGGTTATCGCGGCGGGATGGAGATGAAAGAAACGCTGTTGCGGCTGGAACAAACCGCGGCGCGTGCGGAGGGGAGGCAGCAGTCGTGTCTGACCATTTGAGCGCG
Proteins encoded:
- a CDS encoding deoxyribonuclease IV — encoded protein: MIKIGSHVSFSGKGLLNAAEEAVSYGSSTFMVYTGAPQNTRRKPIEEQYVEEGKAVMDKHGMEEIVVHAPYIINLGSYKDDTYELAVSFLQEEIRRTDYLGVKNIVLHPGAYTDKDAEYGIARIAEGLNEVLRGVKDTDVNIALETMAGKGTEIGRSFEELAAIIEKVEDNRRLTICMDTCHIHDAGYDVVNDFDGVLEQFDRIIGLDRLAVVHLNDSKNFRGAGKDRHAPVGAGLIGFDAMKYVVEHEKIRHLPLILETPWISKEKGQERPMYEAEIALLRGNTEAHFGSDFLDQVERMEFFFHKQDVDRRDFVVQTWELLKNDAKAKKADGREPMERLYDMIVEARLFEDLTEEQINQRMIAWFAGKAAF
- a CDS encoding bifunctional transcriptional activator/DNA repair enzyme AdaA; translated protein: MEKAQPGPEKLTEDKWRAIVQNDASYDGTFFYAVKTTRIFCRPSCKSKPPNKENVRVFEEAKHAMTEGFRPCKRCKPTGQRLPDNDWVEQIEQYIDRNYQQRLTLESIADACHGSPYHLHRTFRRIKGVTPGEYLQRTRIAAARKLLEQSEAPMAQIARAVGIPNTSYFLTLFKKMTGRTPSEYRQFYHKQPPVEVFFYEKGNESGSALDIVEP
- a CDS encoding methylated-DNA--[protein]-cysteine S-methyltransferase; protein product: MKKETKVEVRWTLLNHDGWSLHLAATAAGLCYVGSQGMPWEEMAQWVNRRIPESVLVQDDQGMQRYATALAEYLSGERDRFSMPLDVRGTPFQLAVWEALGRIPYGQTRTYSDIAALVEKPSAVRAVGTAIGANPVLIAVPCHRVIGKNGALTGYRGGMEMKETLLRLEQTAARAEGRQQSCLTI